The genomic stretch AGACTATATCAAAGGCTTAATTCCTAACCAAAAGTTACAGAAATTTACTTCTCAAATTAACTACATGGTTGGTTTACACACTAATGGTAAATTATCAACTTCACAAGTGTGTCAAAAAATAGAACAACTATGGGAAGAATTAGAAATGATTAGCGATTGATATAGTTTAAAACCATCGATTAAACTGTTAATTTTATTAAAGATTGCCAGTTAATTACCTCGTGAAATAATGACTCATAACCTTTTACATTGGGATGTAAGCCATCATTAGACATTTGAGATACTCGCCAATGTTCTCCCCGACTCATCCATAAATCAAATATATCGAGATAGGGAATTTGTCTTGTTTCACAGGCTTTTTTCGTTACTTCTTTGTAATGATATTGATCTCTGAGATTATAATAAAAACAGTCTAAAAACGGCATTTTTGTTTCGTCAACAGGAGTCATTCCCACAAATAGCACGGGAGATAATTCTAAAGCTCGATCAAGTAAACTATTAATATCTTCTGTAAACTGATCATAATTACTCAAATTTCTTCCTTGAATGTGACCTAAACGGGGAGAATCGTTCACTCCTACTGATAAAATAATAAGGTCTGGATATTTATTTCTTAACTCTCCTCGATAGCTAAATTCTTGAACTAATCTAGCTTTTACTTGACTGGTACGATCGCCTCTAATACCTAAATTATACAATACATGATCTCGATCGCTTTCCATCCAACGGCGACGCAATCTTTCTACCCATCCACCACCTTCCGTATCACCATAACCATACACTAAACTATCACCGATAGCGATTATTCGTAACGGCTGAGAATTACTATAGTTATCTAGGTTGGGATTTTTAACGATTTGCATTCCAAAAAAGTAATAGATATTAAGTTTTGGGTGTTGGAAATTAGCTGTTAGCTGTTAGGAATAACAAATGACAATTAACAATTAATAAATGACAAATCACTATTCTTAATTGCTAGGGAATCCACTCAAAACCAACACTAACCTGAGAATCGCTTTGTTTAATCGAATTTTGCCAACCAATTTCAGTGGCTAAACGTAAATTTTTCGTTAAAGCATACCCCACATTAATTTCAGTGATTCCCACTTCATTACTACCTGTGGGAGAAACAAAACTTTGGGTAATAAAAATATCTCCTGCACCTTGAGGAGAAAAAATTAACCCCAATCTGATTCCCACATTAACACCACCAGTGTTATAACCGGCAGTTTCTATATAACGATACCCTATTACTGGAGCAATATTAATATAACTGCCCAATGGGAACAAATAATACTGTAAATTAGAACCTATTGACAACCGATCGCTTTTAGGGTCAGAATTACTACTAAGATCTTGACTATATTTAGCACTAAAAGTCAAGGAAGTATTGCCAATAAAAACATCTTCTACTCCTAAAAAAATACCGCCAGAATCATTATTAGAAGGAAACTGAGTATAACCAAAACGGTATCTAGTAGGAAATATTGGTTGATGAGTAATTTTATCAGAAATATCAGGAATTTCTTTCATCCACTGACGAATAACAGGGCTATTTTCGATAATACTAGGATCTAGATCAAATTCTTTACTTTTCTCCGTCACGTCAATATTTTGAGCCATAACATCAGTTACAACGATAAAATTAACAAGAGAGACTAAACAATAGAAGCTAAAACGCATTTTTTCGCTAATTATGTTAATAATTGATTAAGTTCATTAATACTTCTAACTGGTGGAAGACAAGACAACCCCTGACACACAATACCGACACTATTGGGGGGTAAATCTTCTGTTATTTGATAAATGACGTTAGGATAATATTTTTGGTTGAATTTTTGTTTTATCTCTGGGAGGGTTTTAAGGGTTTTTCCTCGCAAATACCAGTTTAAACCGACAAAAATACTCGGACAACTGGTTGGGGATTTTGTCATAATTTCGCTAAATAGTTGCAAGGTTTTTTCCCCCTTGTCTAAATATTCACTATTACCCGTTAGTAATCCTAATCTTATCAAGTTGACGATCGAAATCCCGTTACTGGAAGGGGTAGCATTGTCAATATAGCTTTTTTCTCTGATCAACAAATCTTGAGAATTATCATCACTATTGTTATAATAACCACCGTTTTCTCGATCTAGACAATAATAATCAAATTCTTGTTGTACTTTTATTGCTTGGGTTAAATAATAACTAGAATTATTTTCAGAATTTTGAGCTAAATCTAATAAAGCCTTGATCAAAAAACTGTAATCTTCTGCTTGGGCAAAAACACTTACTTTTCCATCATAATTAAGTCTATAGAGTCGAGCATTTTTCCACTGATTATTAAGAATAAAATTTATTGCTTTTTCGGCTAATTCTAGGTAATTTTTATCTTGAAAAACACCATAAGCTCTTGCTAATCCAGAAATCATTAAACTGTTCCATGCTAAAATCATTTTCGTATCTGTCACGGGGGGAATCCGTCCTTTCCAATTTATACTTTTAGCTTCTTGATTATTTCTAGCAGGAGTAAACTTAGTTAAATTTGATGAACTTTCACCATAACGAATAATAAATAACTTTTCTAATACATTTTTAACAATATTATTAATTGATACATTTTCTAGTTTTTGTAAAACATTTTTTCCTTCAAAGTTGCCATTATTAGTAATCGTAAAAGTATCTTCAAAAGCACTTAATTCTTCATCTGATAAAATCTCTATTAAATCTTGATAATGCCATACATAAAAATCTCCTTCTTCTGGTTCAAAATCATTAATAGTAGGAAAATTATCCGCATCTTGAGAAGCATAAAAATAACCCTCATCTGCTGTCATTTCCCTTTTTAACCAGTTTAATGTACCATCACAAGCAATTTTAATTTCTGGGATTTCGACTCCGCTACTCCACAAATTAGTTAAAAATTCCATGATTAAACCATTATCATAGAGCATTTTTTCAAAGTGTGGCACTGTCCATGTAGCATCAACCGTGTAACGATGAAAACCACCGCCCACATGATCATAAATTCCGCCGTTAACTAAATCTATCGCTCTTTTTTTGACTAATTTTTGATAGTTTTCATTTTTCGTCGAATCCTGTAAAATCAGATGACTATAGGGCATCATCGGAAAACGAGGCGAACCATAATCATTGCGATCGAGAACTTTGCTATTATTTGTTATACCCTGAATCAACAACTCGGAAGTTAAGGGAGTATCCACCGACAAAATTACTTGAGAATTATCTTGTAAACTCTTGACAATTTCCTCTTTTAATGATTCTAGTTTATCTTTTTGTTGATGGTAAAAATCGTTGATAGCTTGAAGTATTTGTAAAAATCCGGGTTTGCCATAACGAGGCTCAATAGGAAAATATGTACCGCCATAAAAAGGTACTAATTCATCAGGAGTGAGAAAAATATTTAAAGGCCAACCTCCTTGCCCAGTCATCATTTGCAAAGCCGTCATATATATACTATCAATATCTGGACGTTCTTCTCGATCGACTTTTATAGCTACAAAATGTTGATTTAAGTAATCTGCGATGGATTGATCAGAAAAAGCCTCTCCCTCCATGACAGTACACCAATGACAACTAGAATAACCGATCGAGAGAAAAATGGGTTTATTCTGGGATTTAGCGAGATTTAAGGCTTCTTCTCCCCAATACCACCAATTAATAGGGTTATAAGCGTGTTTTCTTAGGTATAAACTTTGAGCATTAATAAGATTATTAGTCATTGGTAAAATGTTCGAGAGTAGAGATAGAGGGAAAAATTTATGATTTCTCTATGAAAATTGATTTAATTTTTAATTGTGGGAAAAGTCTATTCAACATTAACTCGCTGAGTTATCATTCTTAAACCATCAGCACGAATTAATATAACAGAATACCAGTGATCTTCTGAGGTTATAGGTAATTTTACTCGTTTAAAAATCCCCCCTGCGGATAAAGAATCTAACTCTAAACTAGATGGATTAATATATAATTCTGGATTAATTTTATCTTCTAAAGCCGCTCCTAAAATTAAATCTGAGTCGATGGGATCTTGTAAAATAACATCAAAGTCAAATTCTTGTCCCGGACGAGCTTTATCTGGTAAATTAATGGTAACATTGGGGGGGTTTTCTCCAGATGTTACTTCACTTTTTTCAGCTAAAACTTTCTGTTTAATTAATTGATTATTCGCAAAATATTGTTCTGCTTTTATCTGGGAATTAAGGACAAATTTTTTCTCATTAATATTATAACTTCCTTGTATATTCGTTACTGTCACTGCTACTAATTGATCTTCATTTCTATTCCAAGATTCGATCGAAGTAGTATATTTTAAATCATCATATTTTGTCCAATTTTTTTCAAGGGAAGATAGAAAAGTTTTATAATCTAGTCCATCTTGATTCGTGAAGTTAGGTGAAATATTTTGTTCAATTAATTTGACATCACGATTATTAGCCGCTAAATCTATTTTAGTAACAATCTCTAATAGTTCTTTTGGAACATTATTAGATTGGGCATTAGATTGGGCAGAAGAAGGAGCAAATTTAGTTAAAGAAAAAGAAAAACTTAATAATACTATTATAAAAAATTTAAGACTTTTTTTCATATTTAATAATAAAGAATGAATTTTAAAAAGTGGAGGGATCAAGAAAAGGTAATCTTAATTTACGATTAACTATGAACAGGAAATCGCAAACTCACTAAGATTTATCATAATTCAAAATTAGCGGTTACATTTTGTACATCGTCTAAAGACTCAAGATTATCCATAAGACGCAGCAAAAATTTAATTTGTTCTCGATCGACAATTTCTACCGTATTATTCGGTATCCACCGCAATTCTAACTCTTTAACGGTAAAGTGATAATTAGTTAAAATTTGGTTTAGATTTTCTAATTGACTAACTTCGATGAAAACTTCTGCACCTTGATAGTCTTTTTCTTCAATAATTTCATAAGTGTCAGCATTGGCGGATAAACAAGCCTCTAATAATTGTTCTTCTTCCACCTTACCGTCAATGATAGCAACTCCTTTTTGATCAAACATCCAACTAACACAACCAGTTTCTCCCAAGTTACCACCATTTTTAGTAAAAGCTAATCGAATATCCGCCGCCGTGCGATGACGATTATCTGTCAATGCCTCAATTAATACTGCAACTCCCCCAATACCATAACCTTCATATCTGATTTCTTCTAATATATTCTCATCATCAGAGTAAGTTCCTGCACCCTTGGCGATCGCCCTATCAATGTTATCATTTGGAATACCGGCCGCTCTAGCTTTTTCTATCGCTGTGCGCAACTGAAAATTACCTTCAGGATCTGGTAATCCATTACGAGCCGCCACAATAATAGCACGAGAAAGTTGAGTAAAAGTTTTACCTTTTTTAGCATCAACTCTTGCTTTTTGTCGTTTAATGTTTGCCCATTTACTATGTCCTGCCATTACTTCGATCGTGATCTAAATTCAATACCTGAAACGTTAATATATCTTACCAGTAAACAGGAAATAATCACTTATGTTAAATTTAGATATTGCACTGCACCTCTATCATAAATTCTCGGTAACGAGAAGGAAAAGGGAAAAGTGACAAGAATTGATTTAAAACTTTTTGTCAATACAATGGATTTATTTACTTGAAAACTTCTCCTAAAAAGCAAGAAAAATTGTTTTCATAATTTAATCAATCCTCTACCATGAAAAGAAGAGGTATTTAATTGTTAATTGTTAATTGTCCATTGTTTAATTACCGTCAATTCCGATGTCACTTTCTAAGTCTAAAAAGCCACTATAAGCCTCCATACCATGTTCACCAATATCTAAGCCTAAATATTCTTCTTCTGGAGAAACTCTTAAACCAAGAGTGAACTTTAATAAGTTCCAAAATAGAGTACTAATAATGACCATTGTTACCCCAACACTCAGAATACCTAATAGTTGAACTCCTAATAAATTAAAATTCCCACTGCTAAATAAACCAGATATGTTCTCGTTTTCCGTGATAATAGAATCAGCAAATAATCCTACAGCGATCGTACCCCAAACACCATTCACTAAGTGTACAGAGACAGCACCCACAGGATCATCTATTTTGAGACTATCTAGGAAATAAACGGCAAAAACAACGAGGATTCCACCGAAAGCACCGATCATAATGGCACTGGAATAACTTACCATAGAACAACCAGCAGTAATGGCAACTAGCCCTGATAAAATACCGTTAATACTAAGAGATAAATCGGGTTTTCCCGCTAAAATCCAACTACTAACTGTACCAGTAATCCCACCAGAAGCAGCGGCTAAGTTAGTAACAACAGCAATATAGGCAATATTTTCTCCTACAGTCATAGTTGATCCAGGATTAAATCCAAACCATCCTATCCACAAAATAAAACAACCAAGAGTTGCAATACTTAGGTTATGACCGGGTAAAGGCATTATACCGCCTCCTTGTGGATATTTTCCCAGTCTAGGCCCTAAAATCATTGCTCCCGTTAAAGCACACCAACCCCCAACAGAATGCACTACTGTTGAACCAGCAAAATCTTGAAAACCGAGTTGAGATAACCAACCCCCTCCCCATACCCAATGACCGATCATCGGATAGGCGATCGCCACTAATAAGACACTGAATAAGAGAAAATCGATAAATTTAATTCTTTCAGCGACTGCACCAGAAACAATAGTGGCCGCCGTACCGGCAAAAGCAACTTGAAATAAAAATTTTGCCGCTAAAGGTACACCTGTCCAACTTAAAGAACCATAAACTCCTTCGTAAGCGTCTCCCACTGCTGGACTGTTGTCTGCTCCACCCAAGAAAAAGCCTTGTAATCCTAAGATACCATTACCATCTCCAAACATTAAACCAAATCCCAATACCCAAAAAGCGATCGTTGATACGGCAAAAACAATCAAATTTTTAGACAACAAATTGACGGCATTTTTACGACGACAAAAACCCGTTTCCAACATGGCAAAACCCGCATTCATAAAAATTACCAATATAGATGCAAGTACTACCCAAAGAGTATCTAGTCCGACTTTCAGTTCTCCTGTAACGGTTTTCAAATCAGCAGGACTATCTTGAGCATAGACAGCATAAGTCGAACTTAATAATAAAATCGCACTTAATAGTACACAACCTTGCAAACTATAAGATTTTTTGATTTTGTTAATAAATATATTTAGTTTTTTACGATTTGTTTTAATTTTTAACATCATCCTCACCTAAATTTTGACCTCAATATTATAAAGGAGATAGATGATTTTTTTCAGCATCAATTTTTACAAATATTGAATTAATTATTTTTTCATAAAATGTATTCTAAATAGGTGTGTGATAAATCATAATTAATTGTCTTTGAGGATTATATACTTCTACAAGGATTTTATATTTTGTACTAATATATTGATAATTTTTTTCTACTTGCTCAATATGAGTATTTATCTGTTTTTCCTGTTCATTATTTTTAGTCAAACGGTTGAGATTTGATAGGGATGCAATTTTCTTTAAATATTCTTCGGCTAAAAAGATCTTAACAGTACTCTTATCTACACTATAGCTACATCTTAATTCACCATTGTTACAAATGTTTTTTAACTCATTCTTAATTTCTTCTCGAACTATTGCTTGTTTTAATTCTGATTTAGCTGTTTCTAGTTGTTTAGTGGTATTTATTTCTAAATCTTTGATTTCTTTAGTGATTAGGGTATTTGGAGATATTTTTTTTAAGGAATTTATCGCATTTTCCCATAAAGATACAGCTTTTGTCCATTGATTATTTTTTTGAGATTCTAAGGCTAAGTCAATTGTTTTTTGAGCCTGATTTTTTATATTTAGTGCATTTTTTTCTGTGGTAATTTGTTTTTGTATCTTTATCAAATTAGCTAAATAAGTATTTAAAATTTGTTCTTTCTCTTGGTAGGCTTTCGTTAAAGGTTCGATCGATTCTATTTGTTTGATCGCAGTTTCCCAACGTTTTTCTATATTTTCTAAATCAGTTAGTGTTGTAATTTGTTTTTCTTTATTCTCAATTTCTGTAGCTAAATTTTGAGCTTTAATTAAATTTTCTTCGGCTTGTTTTTCTTTAATGATATTATTTTCAGTAACAGTTAATTGATTTTGATATAAACTTAATTTTTCCTGTTTAAAACTTTGTAAATCTTCTATGGTTATTGATTTAATAAGCTCAATTGCTTGTTGCCAAAAACTTTTAATTCTATTCCATTCATCAATAGATAAGGGAAGATTTTTAGTCAAACTTTTAGAATCTTTTTCTAACTGTAAAGCCGTCAATAATTGCTCTAACTGATTAACTTCATTTTCATATTGTTTGATAAAAAAAGTAGCTTCTTCATGAAATTTTGACCAAGGAGGGATTCTTTTTAACTCATTAATTGCCGTAATTAAACTTAATTGTAAATTTTTAATATTTTCTTCTGTTAAATCTTGAGATTTATCTTTAAATTGACTAGAAATTGATGTTTCTTTCTCTGCAATTACACTACAATTTCCTAATACGCAAGGGCGAGTAAAATAGTAAAAAATTCCTACAATTCCTAAAGAGAAGATTCCTAAAATAGAAATAATAAAACCTATAGAAAAATTTTGAGATGTATAGTAATTTTTTTTGTTTAAAACTTCTAAATTTTGTTCAATCTTACTAAAATAAATTTTTTCTGCATCATGAAAATCTCGAATAATAAAATTATCAACTATTTGATATTCTTCCAATATATTCTTAATTCGATCGATTAATTCAGGATTAGATTCATTAATTAAAATCACTAAATAATTATCTTCCTTAAAACAGTCAATTTCAAATCGATCGAGGCTTTCAAAATTATCAGGAATTATCTCATAAAATTTATGTTTTAAAGTCTCACAATCAATATTGTCACCAATAGCAGTTTTAATCATGGTAAATTTAACAAAAAGAAAATATTAAAAGGTTATTTTCGAGAGAAAATTTTGCCTTAAAAAGTACAGTAATATCCAATAATTTATAGTTTTGAATCAATTATTATCACTATTCCCTATTCCCTCTCTTTATCTATAATTTTATATCGAACTGAGGTTAAAATTCTATTCTTTCTCTCTCAAAAAAATTTTTAATAATTATCTGGATAACCTTGAGGGTAAATAATTTCTTGATTAAGAAGTTGCATTACGCGATCGAGCAATACGATAACTTAAGAAAATAACAGGGACAATTCCCACTAATATAATAGCTAAAGCAGGAGCAGAGGCTTCAATCAGTCTTTCATCAGAGGCGTATTGATAAACCCTTACCGCTAAGGTATCAAAGTTGAAAGGACGCATAACTAGAGTTGCCGGTAATTCTTTCATCACATCAACAAAAACTAACATTACAGCCGTTAAAATACCTCCCCACATTAGTGGTAAATGAACTTTAAATAGGGTAGAAAATGCCCCATAACCGAGACTACGAGAAGCATCATCCAGATTGGGTTTAATTTTGCTTAAACTAGATTCGATCGTATTGAAAGATACTGCTAAAAATCTAACTAAATAAGCATAAACTAAGGCAACGATTGTGCCACTGAGTAACAATCCGGTAGAAATATTAAAATGATTGAGCATCCAACTATCGAGACTATTATCAAAAATACCTAAAGGGATAAGAATACCAACCGCAATAACTGAACCCGGAATAGCGTAACCCATAGAGGAAATTCGCACGGAAATATTGAGAATAGTATTAGGTATCAATCTTTGTCCGTAAGCCATAATTAAACCAATGAGAATAGCGACAATAGCACTAATTACCGCCACGATAAGACTATTTTTAGTCAAATCCCAAAAAGTATCATTAAGAGTTTCTTCTCGATTACGAATAGTTAAATCTAATAGATAGATAGTTGGTAAAACAAATCCTAAAATCACAGGAATAGCACAGGTAGCAAAAGCGATGATACTGCGCCACCAGTTCAAACAAAAACGGGGTATTTGTTGATTAATTGCATTGGTTTGATAATAACGGGCATTGGATCTCGATCGACGTTCTAAAAAGATTAAGATCAAAATAAATATCATGAGAAAAGAAGCTAATTGTGCCGCAGCAACTCTTTCTCCCATCCCAAACCATGTACGATAAATGCCTGTTGTAAAGGTGCTTATACCAAAATATTGTACTGTACCAAAATCATTTAAAGTCTCCATCAAGGCTAACGCTAAACCAGCTACAATGGAAGGACGAGCTAAAGGCAGCGCTACTTTGAAGAAACTTTGCCAAGGATTATAACCCAACGATCGACTAGCCTCAACAGTACATACAGACTGTTCTAAAAAAGCAACTCTCGCTAAGAGATAAACGTAGGGATATAATACTAGTACTAACAACACGATGGCCCCTCCGATATTGCGAATAGAGGGAAACCAATAATCATCAACACTTTCCCATCCAAAAATATCCCTTAACCAGATTTGGAGCGGTCCAAAATACTCTAACATACTGGTATAACTATAGGCCAGAATATAAGCAGGAGCGGCCAACGGCATTAATAATAACCATTCAAAAATACTAGATCCCACAAACTGACACATAGTTACCAACCATGCACAACTAACCCCAATCACTAGCACACCAACACTAACACCGATCATTAAAACAAGGGAGTTAATAATATAATCTTTTAGCACCGTATCTCTTAAATGTTGCCAAATATCCTGATGATCAGCAAAAACACTGGTAACAACGGTAAGAATCGGTAAAGAGATTAAAATTGCGATCGACGCTAAGGATATATACCATATATAGGTTGGTACTTGATTTAGCCAAGATTGTGAGAGGGAATGTGTTTTCATTATTTCTAGTTCCTAATTTCCAATTCCTATTACTTAGAATTTTTCGCCGATACCAAAATGGACACGACTATCTCCATCATTATTGATAGCATAATCGATACGAATAGGACCCACAGGAGACTGGACTCTCACTCCTAAACCGTAACCAAAACCATCACCACTTAAACCTCTTACTTCGGAAGGTTTACCGATAACAGCACTACCGGATCCTAAGTTACTACCATAGTCAAAAAATACTGCACCGCCTAAAAAAGAGACAATGGGAAAACGATATTCTGCGGTAGCTTGGAAGTACGATCGACCATTGCCTAAATCTCCCTCTCCATAACCTCGAACAGAATTACTACCACCAAGAACAAAGGCTTCATAGGGAGGCAAATCACCTATTACGGTTCCCGCTTGAAAATTAAAGGCTAGAGTTTGAGGGCCTTTAACAAAGTCAAAATTGATCAATTTCAATGGTAAATAGTAACTGTAATTTGCTCTAACTCGATTATATAAAATAGATGTAAGAGGAACGGTTTGTTCCATCCCGAACAGTAATAAACTACCACTGGTGGGACGTAAAGTATTGTCTCTGGTATCTTGGGACGCATTGAATCTCAAGGTA from Geminocystis sp. NIES-3709 encodes the following:
- a CDS encoding YebC/PmpR family DNA-binding transcriptional regulator, with protein sequence MAGHSKWANIKRQKARVDAKKGKTFTQLSRAIIVAARNGLPDPEGNFQLRTAIEKARAAGIPNDNIDRAIAKGAGTYSDDENILEEIRYEGYGIGGVAVLIEALTDNRHRTAADIRLAFTKNGGNLGETGCVSWMFDQKGVAIIDGKVEEEQLLEACLSANADTYEIIEEKDYQGAEVFIEVSQLENLNQILTNYHFTVKELELRWIPNNTVEIVDREQIKFLLRLMDNLESLDDVQNVTANFEL
- a CDS encoding ammonium transporter; translated protein: MLKIKTNRKKLNIFINKIKKSYSLQGCVLLSAILLLSSTYAVYAQDSPADLKTVTGELKVGLDTLWVVLASILVIFMNAGFAMLETGFCRRKNAVNLLSKNLIVFAVSTIAFWVLGFGLMFGDGNGILGLQGFFLGGADNSPAVGDAYEGVYGSLSWTGVPLAAKFLFQVAFAGTAATIVSGAVAERIKFIDFLLFSVLLVAIAYPMIGHWVWGGGWLSQLGFQDFAGSTVVHSVGGWCALTGAMILGPRLGKYPQGGGIMPLPGHNLSIATLGCFILWIGWFGFNPGSTMTVGENIAYIAVVTNLAAASGGITGTVSSWILAGKPDLSLSINGILSGLVAITAGCSMVSYSSAIMIGAFGGILVVFAVYFLDSLKIDDPVGAVSVHLVNGVWGTIAVGLFADSIITENENISGLFSSGNFNLLGVQLLGILSVGVTMVIISTLFWNLLKFTLGLRVSPEEEYLGLDIGEHGMEAYSGFLDLESDIGIDGN
- a CDS encoding iron ABC transporter permease, yielding MKTHSLSQSWLNQVPTYIWYISLASIAILISLPILTVVTSVFADHQDIWQHLRDTVLKDYIINSLVLMIGVSVGVLVIGVSCAWLVTMCQFVGSSIFEWLLLMPLAAPAYILAYSYTSMLEYFGPLQIWLRDIFGWESVDDYWFPSIRNIGGAIVLLVLVLYPYVYLLARVAFLEQSVCTVEASRSLGYNPWQSFFKVALPLARPSIVAGLALALMETLNDFGTVQYFGISTFTTGIYRTWFGMGERVAAAQLASFLMIFILILIFLERRSRSNARYYQTNAINQQIPRFCLNWWRSIIAFATCAIPVILGFVLPTIYLLDLTIRNREETLNDTFWDLTKNSLIVAVISAIVAILIGLIMAYGQRLIPNTILNISVRISSMGYAIPGSVIAVGILIPLGIFDNSLDSWMLNHFNISTGLLLSGTIVALVYAYLVRFLAVSFNTIESSLSKIKPNLDDASRSLGYGAFSTLFKVHLPLMWGGILTAVMLVFVDVMKELPATLVMRPFNFDTLAVRVYQYASDERLIEASAPALAIILVGIVPVIFLSYRIARSRNATS
- a CDS encoding GDSL-type esterase/lipase family protein, with translation MQIVKNPNLDNYSNSQPLRIIAIGDSLVYGYGDTEGGGWVERLRRRWMESDRDHVLYNLGIRGDRTSQVKARLVQEFSYRGELRNKYPDLIILSVGVNDSPRLGHIQGRNLSNYDQFTEDINSLLDRALELSPVLFVGMTPVDETKMPFLDCFYYNLRDQYHYKEVTKKACETRQIPYLDIFDLWMSRGEHWRVSQMSNDGLHPNVKGYESLFHEVINWQSLIKLTV
- a CDS encoding thioredoxin domain-containing protein, which gives rise to MTNNLINAQSLYLRKHAYNPINWWYWGEEALNLAKSQNKPIFLSIGYSSCHWCTVMEGEAFSDQSIADYLNQHFVAIKVDREERPDIDSIYMTALQMMTGQGGWPLNIFLTPDELVPFYGGTYFPIEPRYGKPGFLQILQAINDFYHQQKDKLESLKEEIVKSLQDNSQVILSVDTPLTSELLIQGITNNSKVLDRNDYGSPRFPMMPYSHLILQDSTKNENYQKLVKKRAIDLVNGGIYDHVGGGFHRYTVDATWTVPHFEKMLYDNGLIMEFLTNLWSSGVEIPEIKIACDGTLNWLKREMTADEGYFYASQDADNFPTINDFEPEEGDFYVWHYQDLIEILSDEELSAFEDTFTITNNGNFEGKNVLQKLENVSINNIVKNVLEKLFIIRYGESSSNLTKFTPARNNQEAKSINWKGRIPPVTDTKMILAWNSLMISGLARAYGVFQDKNYLELAEKAINFILNNQWKNARLYRLNYDGKVSVFAQAEDYSFLIKALLDLAQNSENNSSYYLTQAIKVQQEFDYYCLDRENGGYYNNSDDNSQDLLIREKSYIDNATPSSNGISIVNLIRLGLLTGNSEYLDKGEKTLQLFSEIMTKSPTSCPSIFVGLNWYLRGKTLKTLPEIKQKFNQKYYPNVIYQITEDLPPNSVGIVCQGLSCLPPVRSINELNQLLT